From a single Loigolactobacillus coryniformis subsp. coryniformis KCTC 3167 = DSM 20001 genomic region:
- a CDS encoding DUF2922 domain-containing protein, whose translation MKQLDMEFKNEIGKTKHMRLNYASQTLDETTVKTAMQTIADLKMFELEAVNPYATPIKAQYIERTVTPIFGGEAEAVEPVADAE comes from the coding sequence ATGAAACAACTTGATATGGAGTTCAAGAACGAAATCGGCAAAACGAAACACATGCGCCTGAACTACGCTTCCCAGACCTTGGACGAAACCACGGTCAAAACAGCGATGCAAACGATCGCCGATTTGAAGATGTTTGAGTTGGAAGCTGTCAACCCGTACGCAACGCCGATCAAGGCGCAGTATATTGAACGGACAGTAACACCAATTTTTGGCGGTGAAGCAGAGGCTGTAGAACCAGTAGCCGACGCTGAATAA
- a CDS encoding sigma-70 family RNA polymerase sigma factor — MTNQLINTAFNAALADKKLIFGVLKKLNITRQNPDFDDYFQECILAYVDAYCRYAENGASLDRHTYLYIKLRQRVIDLLRKHDCYQRYFGHTAPDDRSSDTEHSLYQALLLQQLLTELPLTENQLFRLLYLQDDSITEICQQLKISRRTVYRRRTKLLAKLQQLL, encoded by the coding sequence ATGACAAATCAATTGATCAACACCGCATTTAACGCTGCACTCGCCGATAAAAAGCTGATTTTCGGCGTCTTAAAAAAACTCAACATCACCCGACAGAATCCTGATTTTGACGACTATTTTCAAGAATGCATCCTGGCTTATGTCGACGCGTATTGCCGCTATGCCGAAAATGGCGCCAGCCTTGATCGCCACACTTATCTCTACATCAAACTGCGCCAACGCGTGATTGACTTACTACGCAAACACGACTGTTACCAACGCTACTTCGGCCACACCGCGCCCGATGACCGCAGTAGCGACACCGAACACAGTCTATACCAAGCACTACTCTTGCAGCAACTACTAACTGAACTCCCGCTAACCGAAAACCAATTATTCCGCCTACTTTACCTGCAAGATGACTCGATCACCGAGATCTGCCAACAATTAAAAATTAGTCGCCGCACCGTTTACCGCCGCCGAACTAAGTTATTGGCAAAGTTACAGCAATTATTGTAA